A region from the Citrobacter koseri ATCC BAA-895 genome encodes:
- the tar gene encoding methyl-accepting chemotaxis protein II, producing the protein MFNRIRVVTMLMMVLGVFALLQLVSGGLLFSSLQQNQQSFVISNDLRQQQSELTSTWDLMLQTRINLSRSSARMMMDASNQQSSAKNDLLKNAKSTLEQAATHYANFKNINPLPEMAEASGNVDEKYQQYHAALAELVQFLENGNMDAYFAQPTQGMQNALGEALGKYAGVSEKLYSKAFDESARDYHFAQWQLGILAVVLVLILVVVWYGIRHTLLNPLARVIAHIRDIASGNLTNTLTVSGRNEIGELAGTVDHMQRSLIETVTQVREGSDAIYSGTSEIATGNTDLSSRTEQQASALEETAASMEQLTATVKQNADNARQASHLAQSASDTAQHGGKVVDGVVNTMHEIADSSKKIADIISVIDGIAFQTNILALNAAVEAARAGEQGRGFAVVAGEVRNLASRSAQAAKEIKALIEDSVSRVDTGSVLVESAGETMRDIVNAVTRVTDIMGEIASASDEQSRGIDQVALAVSEMDRVTQQNASLVQESAAAAAALEEQASRLTMAVSAFRLASRPLTVKTDLNTTAAAPRTAQPRQLATEQDTHWETF; encoded by the coding sequence ATGTTTAACCGTATCCGCGTTGTCACAATGCTGATGATGGTGCTGGGGGTTTTCGCACTGCTACAGCTTGTTTCCGGTGGTCTGTTGTTTTCGTCATTACAGCAGAACCAGCAAAGTTTTGTTATTTCAAATGATTTACGCCAGCAGCAGAGCGAACTGACCTCGACATGGGATCTCATGCTGCAAACGCGTATTAACCTGAGCCGTTCTTCGGCCCGCATGATGATGGATGCCTCTAATCAGCAGAGCAGCGCGAAAAACGACCTGCTGAAAAACGCCAAAAGCACGCTGGAGCAGGCGGCAACGCATTATGCCAACTTCAAAAATATCAATCCGCTGCCGGAGATGGCGGAAGCCAGCGGCAATGTGGATGAAAAATACCAGCAATACCATGCGGCGCTGGCGGAACTGGTTCAGTTCCTCGAAAACGGCAACATGGATGCCTACTTCGCGCAGCCAACCCAGGGGATGCAGAACGCACTTGGCGAAGCGCTGGGCAAATACGCTGGCGTGAGCGAAAAACTGTACAGCAAGGCGTTTGATGAGAGCGCGCGTGACTACCATTTTGCCCAGTGGCAATTGGGTATTCTGGCGGTTGTCCTGGTGCTGATTCTGGTTGTGGTGTGGTACGGCATTCGTCATACCTTGCTGAATCCGCTGGCGCGAGTGATTGCCCATATTCGTGACATCGCCAGCGGTAACCTGACCAATACGCTGACCGTCTCCGGGCGCAATGAGATCGGTGAACTGGCGGGAACCGTTGATCATATGCAGCGTTCGCTGATTGAGACGGTGACTCAGGTACGTGAAGGGTCTGACGCCATCTATTCCGGCACCAGCGAAATCGCTACGGGCAACACCGATCTTTCCTCCCGCACCGAGCAGCAGGCGTCGGCGCTGGAAGAAACGGCTGCCAGCATGGAACAGCTCACCGCGACGGTGAAACAGAATGCCGACAACGCCCGTCAGGCGTCGCACCTGGCGCAAAGCGCCTCCGACACTGCGCAACACGGTGGGAAAGTGGTGGATGGCGTGGTCAACACCATGCATGAAATTGCCGACAGCTCGAAGAAAATCGCCGACATCATCAGCGTTATCGACGGCATTGCATTCCAGACCAATATTCTGGCGCTGAACGCTGCGGTTGAAGCCGCGCGCGCCGGGGAGCAAGGGCGCGGGTTTGCGGTGGTGGCAGGGGAAGTGCGTAACCTGGCAAGCCGCAGCGCGCAGGCGGCGAAAGAGATCAAAGCGCTCATTGAAGATTCCGTTTCGCGGGTGGATACCGGCTCCGTACTGGTGGAAAGCGCCGGTGAAACGATGAGAGACATTGTCAACGCCGTGACCCGCGTGACGGACATCATGGGTGAAATCGCGTCGGCTTCCGATGAGCAAAGCCGCGGGATCGATCAGGTGGCGCTGGCCGTCTCTGAGATGGATCGCGTCACGCAGCAGAACGCCTCGCTGGTGCAGGAGTCGGCGGCCGCAGCGGCCGCGCTTGAAGAGCAGGCCAGCCGTTTAACGATGGCGGTATCCGCGTTTCGTCTGGCATCTCGTCCATTAACCGTAAAAACAGACCTGAATACAACCGCAGCGGCGCCGCGTACAGCGCAACCACGCCAGCTTGCAACTGAACAAGATACTCACTGGGAAACATTTTGA
- the tap gene encoding methyl-accepting chemotaxis protein IV: MFNRIRISTTLFLILILCGVLQIGSNGLSFWAFRDGFQSLNQVEQSNQQRAALAQTRAVLLQASTALNKAGTLTALSYPPEDIKQLMTTARESLAQSGVVFKGFMATEASTEEGKALQAATEKSYTQWYSDLEHQATWLESNQLSDFLTAPVQASQDAFDANVTTWQQDINRVLETASEQGKDNYHRSAIIFITMVVVAALLTTGALFWSRKMIVQPLAIIGSHFDSIADGNLARPIAVYGRNEISAIFASLKAMQQALRETVSDVRQGSLAMHTGISEIAMGNNDLSSRTEQQAASLAQTAASMEQLTATVGQNADNARQASGLAKSAADTAKKGGDQASRMASTMQDIAASSQKIGDIIGVIDSIAFQTNILALNAAVEAARAGEQGRGFAVVAGEVRNLASRSAQAAKEIKGLIEESVNRVHQGSQLVDTAANTMTEIVSSVTQVNDIMGEIASASDEQRRGIEQVAQAVSQMDQVTQQNAALVEEAAAATDQLANQADHLSARVAVFKLEEQVVTQQESAPPQAVPVVS; this comes from the coding sequence ATGTTTAATCGTATTCGAATCTCGACCACGCTGTTTTTAATCTTGATCCTCTGCGGTGTTTTGCAGATTGGCAGTAATGGCTTGTCCTTTTGGGCATTTCGCGATGGTTTTCAGAGTCTGAACCAGGTCGAGCAGAGTAATCAGCAACGTGCAGCATTGGCGCAAACACGCGCCGTTTTATTACAGGCCAGTACCGCGCTGAATAAAGCCGGGACGTTAACCGCGCTGAGCTATCCACCCGAGGATATCAAACAGCTGATGACCACCGCCCGGGAAAGCCTGGCGCAGTCCGGCGTTGTGTTTAAAGGTTTTATGGCGACAGAGGCGAGTACGGAAGAGGGGAAAGCGTTACAGGCCGCCACGGAAAAAAGTTATACGCAGTGGTATAGCGATCTGGAGCATCAGGCCACCTGGCTTGAAAGCAACCAGCTGTCGGATTTTCTGACCGCGCCGGTACAGGCATCGCAGGACGCCTTTGACGCCAACGTCACGACCTGGCAGCAGGATATTAACCGTGTTCTGGAGACGGCCAGCGAACAGGGAAAAGACAATTATCACCGCTCGGCGATCATTTTTATCACGATGGTGGTCGTCGCCGCGTTATTAACCACCGGGGCGCTGTTCTGGTCACGCAAAATGATTGTTCAGCCGTTGGCGATTATCGGCAGCCATTTTGACAGCATTGCGGACGGAAACCTGGCGCGGCCGATCGCCGTGTATGGGCGCAACGAGATTTCCGCTATTTTCGCCAGCCTGAAGGCCATGCAGCAGGCGCTGCGCGAAACGGTCAGCGACGTGCGGCAGGGCAGTTTAGCGATGCATACCGGCATTTCGGAAATCGCGATGGGCAATAACGATCTGTCGTCGCGTACCGAACAGCAGGCGGCGTCGCTGGCGCAAACCGCAGCCAGTATGGAGCAGCTAACGGCAACGGTCGGGCAGAACGCCGATAACGCCCGTCAGGCCTCCGGTCTGGCGAAAAGCGCGGCGGATACCGCGAAAAAAGGCGGCGACCAGGCTTCGCGTATGGCCAGCACAATGCAGGATATTGCCGCCAGTTCGCAGAAAATTGGCGACATCATCGGCGTTATCGACAGCATTGCGTTTCAGACCAATATTCTGGCGCTGAATGCGGCGGTCGAAGCGGCGCGGGCCGGTGAGCAGGGGCGCGGTTTTGCCGTTGTCGCAGGCGAAGTGCGTAACCTGGCGAGCCGCAGCGCGCAGGCGGCCAAAGAGATTAAAGGATTGATTGAGGAGTCCGTAAACCGTGTGCATCAGGGATCGCAACTGGTGGACACCGCCGCGAATACCATGACGGAGATCGTCAGTTCGGTAACCCAGGTGAACGACATTATGGGCGAAATCGCCTCGGCCTCCGATGAACAGCGCAGAGGAATTGAGCAGGTGGCGCAAGCCGTCAGCCAGATGGATCAGGTGACGCAACAAAACGCCGCGCTTGTCGAAGAAGCTGCCGCCGCCACCGATCAGTTAGCGAACCAGGCAGACCATCTCTCTGCCCGTGTCGCGGTATTTAAGCTTGAAGAGCAAGTCGTAACACAACAAGAGTCGGCGCCGCCGCAAGCGGTACCCGTTGTATCCTGA
- the cheR gene encoding protein-glutamate O-methyltransferase CheR, which produces MTSSLPTGQTSLLLQMTQRLALSDAHFRRICQLIYQRAGIVLADHKRDMVYNRLVRRLRTLGLDDFGRYLSMLEANQNSAEWQAFINSLTTNLTAFFREAHHFPVLADHARRRNGEYRVWSAAASTGEEPYSIAITLADALGMAPGRWKVFASDIDTEVLEKARSGIYRQDELKTLSPQQLQRYFMRGTGPHEGLVRVRQELANYVEFSTINLLDKQYNVPGPFDAIFCRNVMIYFDKTTQQDILRRFVPLLKPDGLLFAGHSENFSNLVRDFSLRGQTVYALSKDKA; this is translated from the coding sequence ATGACATCATCGCTGCCCACCGGGCAAACGTCATTATTGTTACAGATGACACAGCGCCTCGCGCTGTCTGACGCGCATTTTCGTCGGATATGTCAATTAATCTACCAGCGCGCGGGAATCGTGCTGGCGGACCACAAGCGGGATATGGTTTACAACCGCCTGGTTCGTCGCCTGAGAACGCTGGGGCTGGATGATTTCGGCCGTTATCTCAGCATGCTGGAAGCCAACCAGAACAGCGCTGAGTGGCAGGCTTTTATTAACTCATTGACCACTAACCTGACGGCCTTCTTCCGTGAAGCGCATCACTTCCCGGTACTGGCGGATCACGCGCGTCGCCGCAACGGGGAATACCGTGTGTGGAGCGCGGCGGCCTCTACCGGAGAGGAACCCTACAGCATCGCCATTACGCTGGCGGATGCCTTAGGGATGGCGCCGGGGCGCTGGAAAGTTTTCGCCAGCGATATCGACACCGAAGTACTGGAAAAGGCGAGAAGCGGGATTTACCGTCAGGACGAGTTGAAAACGCTGTCGCCACAACAGTTGCAGCGTTATTTCATGCGCGGTACAGGCCCGCATGAAGGGCTGGTGCGCGTGCGACAGGAACTGGCTAATTACGTTGAGTTTTCCACCATCAACCTGCTGGATAAACAGTACAACGTTCCTGGGCCATTCGACGCGATATTTTGCCGTAACGTCATGATCTATTTTGATAAAACAACGCAGCAGGACATTCTGCGTCGTTTTGTTCCACTCCTTAAGCCTGACGGACTGCTGTTTGCGGGTCACTCAGAAAACTTTAGCAACCTCGTGCGCGACTTTAGCCTGCGCGGACAGACGGTGTATGCGCTAAGTAAGGACAAAGCATGA
- the cheB gene encoding protein-glutamate methylesterase/protein glutamine deamidase, which translates to MSKIRVLSVDDSALMRQIMTEIINSHSDMEMVATAPDPLVARDLIKKYNPDVLTLDVEMPRMDGLDFLEKLMRLRPMPVVMVSSLTGKGSEVTLRALELGAIDFVTKPQLGIREGMLAYSEMIAEKVRTASRARLAAHKPMAAPVTLKAGPLLSSEKLIAIGASTGGTEAIRHVLQPLPLSSPAVIITQHMPPGFTRSFAERLNKLCQISVKEAEDGERVLPGHAYIAPGDKHMELTRSGANYQIKIHDGPPVNRHRPSVDVLFHSVAKHAGRNAVGVILTGMGNDGAAGMLAMHQAGAWTIAQNEASCVVFGMPREAINMGGVSEVVDLSQVSQQMLAKISAGQAIRI; encoded by the coding sequence ATGAGTAAAATCAGGGTGTTGTCGGTTGACGATTCAGCGCTGATGCGCCAAATCATGACCGAAATTATTAACAGCCATAGCGATATGGAAATGGTGGCGACGGCGCCCGATCCGCTGGTTGCCAGGGATTTAATCAAAAAATATAACCCCGATGTGCTGACGCTGGATGTGGAAATGCCGCGCATGGACGGTCTCGATTTTCTTGAGAAACTGATGCGCCTGCGTCCGATGCCGGTGGTTATGGTCTCCTCTCTGACCGGGAAAGGTTCAGAGGTGACACTGCGTGCGCTGGAACTGGGGGCGATTGATTTTGTCACCAAGCCTCAGTTGGGCATTCGCGAGGGGATGCTGGCGTACAGCGAGATGATCGCAGAGAAAGTCCGCACCGCGTCACGCGCTCGCCTGGCGGCGCATAAGCCGATGGCTGCGCCTGTGACGCTAAAAGCGGGGCCGCTGCTCAGTTCTGAAAAACTGATCGCGATTGGTGCCTCGACGGGGGGAACCGAGGCCATACGTCATGTGCTGCAACCGCTGCCGCTTTCCAGTCCGGCGGTGATCATCACCCAGCATATGCCGCCCGGTTTTACCCGTTCGTTTGCCGAGCGGTTAAATAAGCTCTGCCAGATTAGCGTGAAAGAGGCGGAAGACGGCGAACGCGTGTTGCCTGGCCATGCCTACATCGCCCCCGGCGACAAGCATATGGAACTGACGCGCAGCGGGGCGAACTATCAAATCAAAATTCATGACGGGCCGCCGGTTAACCGCCATCGCCCGTCAGTGGATGTGCTGTTTCATTCGGTCGCGAAACATGCGGGGCGCAATGCGGTAGGGGTCATCCTTACCGGTATGGGCAACGATGGCGCGGCCGGAATGTTAGCGATGCACCAGGCTGGCGCCTGGACTATCGCGCAAAACGAAGCAAGTTGTGTGGTGTTCGGCATGCCGCGCGAGGCCATCAATATGGGTGGCGTGAGCGAAGTGGTCGATCTTAGCCAGGTAAGCCAGCAGATGCTGGCGAAAATCAGTGCCGGACAGGCAATACGTATTTAA
- the cheY gene encoding chemotaxis response regulator CheY, whose product MADKELRFLVVDDFSTMRRIVRNLLKELGFNNVEEAEDGVDALNKLQASGFDFVISDWNMPNMDGLELLKTIRADGAMASLPVLMVTAEAKKENIIAAAQAGASGYVVKPFTAATLEEKLNKIFEKLGM is encoded by the coding sequence ATGGCGGACAAAGAGCTCAGATTTCTGGTTGTGGATGACTTTTCCACCATGCGTCGCATCGTGCGCAACCTGCTAAAAGAGCTGGGTTTCAATAACGTCGAAGAGGCCGAAGATGGCGTTGACGCACTGAACAAATTGCAGGCAAGCGGCTTTGACTTCGTAATTTCTGACTGGAACATGCCCAACATGGACGGTCTGGAACTGCTGAAAACGATTCGCGCTGATGGCGCAATGGCGTCATTGCCGGTGCTGATGGTGACCGCAGAAGCGAAGAAAGAGAACATTATCGCGGCTGCGCAGGCGGGTGCCAGCGGCTATGTGGTGAAACCGTTCACTGCGGCGACGCTGGAAGAGAAACTCAACAAAATCTTTGAGAAACTGGGCATGTGA